Genomic window (Primulina eburnea isolate SZY01 chromosome 8, ASM2296580v1, whole genome shotgun sequence):
cggtattcacaataaaatgttatactcttagtataaaaataatacttttcatgaatgactcaaataagagatctgtatcacaaaatatgacctgtgagaccgtctcacacaatttgtTGTCGAAATCATAACCAAATCTAGCTAGTATATTGCTTTATTAAATAACAAATGTAACATCAACCTTAGATCACGATTTGGTTCGACTTGGTTCGATTTGAACGACCGCAGATCAATTAAATGATCattattgattatttttttttatgtgaagTCGAGCACGAACTTAATTTAGACCGTTGATAACCATTAGTCGTGTGGTAAGTATAGCGTCTCACGAGCTTTTACGCTTGCCTTGTTCCTAGGGCTCCGATCAACAATGTATGAAACAAATATAAGGGTTAAAAATACCAAGAAATTTAAAAGTCAGTGGTACATGTTGCTTGAAGAAAAGTACCGTAGAATGAATGATGTGCATCGGCCAACATTGGGCTGTAAATCCAGGAAAAGTGGATTCGTGGGAATAAATGGGCTTCGACTTGGGCTACAATCCTCTTTGCACCATATCAGGCCTCGTGCTCATGGACAGAAGAGGCTTGGTTATATATAATATGGGCTGGTTGAAACATTTTGCCAGAGAATTAATAAAACCAACATTATTATATAGAAAAAAGAGTAAAATGTGTAAAAATTTATACTTGTACTCATTTTCCTCCTACATTGAAATGTCTAGCTATCATTCTTATCAATAAATTTAACAGACTATTTGATGTGGTCAAAAACTTGTGTTCGACgttctcacgggtcgtattttgtgagacggaactcttatttgggtcatcaatgaaaaaaatattattttttatattaagaatattattttttattgtaaatatcgatagagttgatccgtctcccgtagataaagattcgtgagaccgtttcagaAGAGATACACTCTTTGATTTGAGTGATAAACCTGAATTGGGCacacatatttattttataccaGTAATCGTGACATACATTATGCATGTATATACAAAGATTTTACATATATGTTAGACAAAAAAATTCGAAGTTAGAGCAATTGTTGTGTGATGAGAAATTAATGAAAAAGAAATGTATTTGTGGAGTGAGAGCAATTGCATAGTGGATGAGAAGACATTGGCATGAGATTTTGGTGAAGATAGCGAGTATAATTTTGTCGATTTTATCTATTAATTTTAGGAAGTAAAGATTatttttaaggaaaaaaatgTAAAACGATGTTGGTGTAATGTGATCGGACGAAAGGAATTTGTATATATTGTTCaacttttattaaaaaaaaaataaacataacgttaaattattaaaatttttatttttgtttctttcaaatatattttttagaatATTTATTCGCAATTTTGATTCACGTTGATTTCCAAAATCCTataatttgtaaaataaatattacaaatttattatattttcataTAATGTCTGACTGTAAGCATCTCGTTGATGTAATCTGACCATATCAAATGGGTGTCGGAGCGGGTACCGAAATACACGGCTGGCGAATTTATGTTATTTTACAGATTTGTAAAAGAGCCAAAATATAACTAACAGATCGATCTATCTGGTATGATGAATCTTCATGTAATTTAGCATCACGTGCACGCAAATTATTGTTTTTTCGAATGTTGTAATTCTTCACCGACGTATTGCACCATACGCGAATATGGCATTCTCGTGGCTTTTGATAAGGgaatttaagttttttttttttttttttttttttttacgtttGCACCAAGATCCAATTGTTGATTCGTATAAGTTCGCTGAAATATGGTCGAATTTGATATCTGATTGTTTTAAATTTCTGCGTTTCCGAGTTCGATGAATTTCCTTGTAATGCGGGAGGCTTAATTTGACTCCGGGCAGAGTGGAATATCTAAATACATCAAAGTTAATTTATTGTGAAGTTGTTTTGTATGCTTCgtttaaaaaataacaataatGATTGACTTGTTATGAGTTGGACTAAGGTGTTGTCATTTGCATTTGTTATGTTTGCAGAAACGTTTCAGTGAGGCCATTATATTTGTAGCAAAAGAGATCTAGAACATCAAGAAGGTGTTTTGGCAGTATGACGTCCCCATTGCATCGCCATGCGCGGCAGGGTTCGACCGGAATTGCAAATATGAGGAGACCACAGAACACCAAAGTGGCAGCTCAAAGGCTTGCTCAGGTTATGGCTCACCAACCTGCAGATGACGAAGATGATGAGGATGAATTGTATGGTTTTGAATCGGCTGTTCCATCAGTTGGCATTGGACTTGCGGGTGGAAAGAAAACTAGAAATCGTTCTCCAACAGTAAGAAGCTTGATCATacatatgttttatatgaaatATTTTCAGAGAGTGATTATGTTGCATCTCTTGGTTGAATATCTCCACCAATATGTGGTAAAAAAAACTATCTCAAGTGGTTGAGTAGGTGGCTTTTTGAGGTGAGGTCAAGGGATAGTGCCAAACTGGGCTGTTAGAGGAACTTCCCATGGGTTCTCTTGCATATTAGTTCCGGACAGTATTATTGAGCATTAGTTACAGTACGTGTGCCTAGTAATAATTCCTATCTGTACAAGTATAAAACCCATTTTATATTGCTTTCTAGACAGGTCGTACCACAGTAGAACAGCCACTATCTGTTCGTTCGGCGTTTGGTTCCAGACCATCTGCGACAGTTGGTTCAGTGCAAGAGCAGCCTTTATCAGCTCGCTCAGCTTCTCTTCTCCGACCATCAAAATCTAGGCTGGTAGATCCTATAATAAGACATTTCCCTCAACCCAAAGAAGACTATGCTGAAGAATCAAATGCACCATCTGCTCATTCTATGGCTGTTAGAAGATCACCTTCTTATATTAGTCAGGAAGAACAGCCTCCATCAGCTCGTTTTGAGTCAGGCAGCGGTCGAAATTTAGAGGTCAAGACTGCTTCTATGGTACCACCAAGCATACCTATATCACATAAGCCAGTAGTGTCAGGAATTCCAGCAGAGATGCAACTGTATAGATACAAGGATAAAAGGTGTTTTGAGTTCATTCACCTTGCATAGACTAGGAATttgtaaataatattttatcataTTGGAAAAATGTTTGATTTGGATCCCCTTTCCATTCACCATCTTATTTTTTTAAGGTTCtaaattgttttttattttacccGACTTTCGATACCTCAATATCACTGAATTCAACTTTGTATGAATGAACATGGTAGTAACTTACTTTACCTCGCTTAAGTAAGTGAAAAACAAGAGTCTTGCATTGTCTTGTGATATCAATTTGGTTCTTCAACTTATCTTAATCGTTTTCCTAAAAAAATAGATCTGAGCGACTGAGCCAATAACCGCAAATGCAAGTTTTCAAAAGCTCACTCTGCCTAATTTCTTGAAACCGAATCATTCCTCGTTATATAATTAGATTTTATTATTTCTTTTCACCTTTATATATATTAGTTTGTGCGTTGGAGCTAGTATATATGATCCTTCAAATTCCAGGTTATCTCTGGACTTTGGAACTTTCAAATACAAAGAGCCTAGCGACCACCAGTCTTCTGCTTTGAAAGATGAGGTACATTTATGCACTTGAGAATGATTTTTACAGTTTCTGTGATCTTTCGTTTAGCCTCTTTTATCCTGTTTACAATTGACAATTGGTACATCAAATTGCAGCTTGACACGCTGCAAGAAGAAAACGACAATTTATTGGAAAAGGTGATTTTTTTCTACCTTATAACTTTATGAACTCGTGATTTGTTTATTTTGTGTGGCAAGTCTCGTCTCACATGTTGGCATTTGGATTAGAATTTGTAATATCATATATCAGCTAGCATTTCACATTCACCTCTTCTATTCAGTTGCGTATTACGGAGAAAAGGTGTGAGGAGTCTGAAGCAAGAACGATGCAGCTCGAGCAACAGGTAATCCTGCAAGTGTATTCAAACGCTTCGACGTAAAAGCTGCAATTTATGTTACATTTTTTTCTTTATGACAAGTAAGCGCCTTGCATCATTTTTAATTCACCCTTGATCTCCAACAAATGCATGCTCGTATCGCCTTCATTTCTGAATTCAGGAGAATTTGAACTTTGAGTTCAGTGATTTCTCTTGGTCCTATTCTAGATTGCATCTCTTGGAGGAGGCGTATCTTTAGAAGCCCGCCTTCTGAGCAGGTAAATTATTTTAGAACACTCTTGCAAAACACAGTGAATGTCAGATCTAAATTTTGTTCCCTGGCAGGAAGGAAGCCGATCTTCAGAAACGAGAGGTATGTAGAATAAGAATCTTCATCTAGTGACTCATGTTTTCATGTTCACTTTGAATCAATTTTTTTAGGCAGCTCTTAAAGTTTTAGCACAAACCTATGGTGGAAGTGATGAGGAGATTGCTGCCCTACGAATGGAAGCTGAGGTGGTTTGAATATTCAACTCCAACTTATATTTCGCCTGTTCCTATACCATGTTTCTATGGGTTTGGTCTATGTGGGCAATAATTGATTTCATTGTTCTATATAACAGTAATCAGATATGCACTTAACTGTTGTACAATTTAACCAAATATACATCTGGCGATCTGTCATGCTCACCTCTTCCATAGTTTGTGCTTGGTTATGCCATGCGTCTCTTTAGCCTTAAATTTAGTGATTGACAATGGCAGAAGGGGTATTTCAGAATGTGAATTAGATcatttcttttttattattttttttacaagaCTGCTAGGAATGAAGCTACATCAGTTTTGGAGCAGCTCAATGGTGCTGAATCTGAAGTTAAATCACTTCGGATCGTGGCACAAAGAATGATATTAACTCAAGAAGAAATGGTATCAGCAAATAAAAACTTTTCTTACTATATTTTCTTGATCCCTTTTCTTTGTTCATACTTGTGTCATTGACAGTCCCTCACTTTAGGAAGAGGTTGTTCTCAAAAGATGTTGGCTTGCTCGGTACTGGAGTTTATGTCTTCGCCAtggtaattttcttttatccaTAAACATTCTCACCAGAAATACTTTGTTACTTTCCTTTTCATTGTCAGGTAGGGGCAACCAGTTTTGAGCTGAGCTGACGGTTGCCCCTGCCcttccaaaaaataaaaaaattaatttgattcTTGGAGAGCAAATAGTTACAAGGCTACAATTGATAATCGTACACAGGGAAGACTAAAGATGTTACAGACCATAGTTACATAACTGAAACAGAAAGTTTTTTCAGTATTTCTATACGTTGCAGGTATCTATTCTGAGATTGCTGGGGCGAGATACAAATATTGGTCATCTGTTACATCTCGTCCATTCGAAACGATACTGGGTGCCGGCGAGAAGGCAAAAAATGAAAACGCATCAAGTACGTTTCCCTAAGTAGTCGGATTCACTTTAGTGCTCAATAATGCTAATGAAATCACATACCAAAACTTGGCCTGTGGAAAGTTTATTCTCCCTTGCCGGTCCCTGGCAGGCCAGATAAACAAGGGCCGCAGTGGATTGATTGGCCTTTGTAAAAGTATAATGACTCATACAATCATACTATATTCATTGATTTTCCTCAAAACGTCAACAGACGATGAGTCAAATGACCATCAAGTCTAGTTATGCTGCCAGGCTTTCATTTTGCAAACCATTTCTGTTTAATAATTCTTCATTCTTTTGGTTGAAATTTACAAGATGTTGCTATACTGATCTTCCTTGATTATATTTACCTCCTGTATGTTTTGCAGTTAACAATGATCTCGAAGAAAGGGAGAAAGTTCTACACCACCTGGACGATGTCTTGAAAAAAGCCAACGTCGAAAGTATGCTTTTAGTTGATAAAGGTCTCAGGGAACTTAATGCACTTAAGGTTATTATATACGGGCGTTGTTTCAACGTTGATAAGTTTATTTGAAAAACAAAACggaaattttaatcattttatttaCACTCGAGTAGGATGAAGTTTGTGTAATTATTTTTGAAGGTAGAGGAGGCAGTAACCTTATCAATGGCTCAAAACCGTTTCCCCAGCATAGCAAAATCTAATTTAACAGGTAAAAATTAAAGGAGTGTTCTTCATCTTCTAGATTGCATTCTGTTGTACTTTATCACCAGCTATTCTAGTAGAACTATGtcttttttaaaatcaattatttgatCATGTCCTTTTTGCGAATGTAGATGAAATTAATCTGCCAATTGAAGGTCAGAATTTTTCAGAAACATTTGGTAAGTTTATGTACAAGATAATTTCAATAATATATTAATGTTCgtattatgtatttgttattttcaaatcatatcctTTGTTTCAGTATTAAGTGAAGAGGAGTCCGAAGATGTTCTTCTGAAGCAGGTATTTTGTCACACTACCAAGGGAAAagagtttatttttaaaacaacgGATTGATTTTAATACTGTATTATTAAATCCCCCTATTTTTTCAGGCGTGGATAACGTATTTTTGGAGAAGAGCGAAAAATCATGGATTGGAACCCGATATTGCTGAAGAAAGGCTGCAGTTCTGGATCAACCAAGACAATGTGACACCTAATTCACATGATGCAGTGGATGGTATTATGCTCCCTTTTGCAACGTTTGTTTTCCTTATGAAATAACTTCAATTTGTTTTATGCCTCTCGCCGAACTCCCTTTGCATTATTGCCTATGGAGAATGCTTCTGTTTCTGTATTTCTTTCTGACCATCCCAGGTTTTTCCCTGTCACATTTTCTCCGTCTCTCCCATTGCCAACTTTGCAGTGATTGACATGAATCAATCAACATAAATGCATGTTGTGGCGTGTGAAATATCAGGTCATTTTAATGAATAAGTCTGGAAGAGGGCCATGTATCAATCCAGGACCCTGGCCGGGGACATGATATTGTAAACTTATATTCGTTACAACTCACAAACAACATAACCTATTTCTTTGTTTCTGTATCACAGTCGAGCGTGGTTTGATGGAGCTAAGGAAGCTGGGGATCGAGACCAAGTTGTGGGAAGAATCTCGTAGATTGATAGATTCAGACTCAACCCAAAAAACGCTTCTGGGAATCGAATCTTAGAACGAACATATGGCTAAGATTTGCTTTTTATATTTTCTTGCAAGTATTACATCAAGATGTGCTTGTAAATCTTGATATTTGTACGAATCGGGAGATATTAAATGGTATTTACCGTTAAACGTGTCTAAAAATATATGGGTATAGGTACCACCAAATCGagaaaagttaaaaaaaaaatcctttTCTCTGAGCAATATTATTCCTTGTCTGATGTGATGGTTCCTTGTCAAATTAGTTTGAAAATTGATTTTCTTAAAATGCCGGGTGGGGAGAAATTACGGGAATTTAATTTGGCTTGCCACCAAAGGAAATTTGCCTCAGACAGTATGAACAAAGCTAATTCCCATTTTCAACTTACGGTCTAATTCTGATTTATCTGGAATGTGACATCTCATCGGTGAACACAAAGGTGAACttcatatcaaaactatatagatcttattaattatatatgatttaaaatcggGAAATTGTTGAATTATTCGACATTCTGATTCATTTGGTTACACGGGTTAGTTTGACTAATTTGTGTGATTAGAGGTTCAATCGTTACGTTTAGCTTCCAACCAActacaattattattatttttttacaattaaaaaaatattatatgtgttaaataatacattttttttaaaaaaaaaactgaattaCCAAATATGCTGAACCAAATTCTAACTGTAAttgattgatctatttgactAAAGTTTTCTCACATGTAATTGCGATTAAGAAAAACGaggaaaaatatataatataatattataaagtaTCATTGTATTCAAGTTGTTTGttaattttcttcattttttagAAATTACGTAGTTATATGCAATAAATAGCATTTAAAGAGCTTGTACAAAAGTCAATGCGATATACACgaagatattattattattattattatttgttattgttATTAAGTTATTACTATGATAACGATACATCTTTAATCTGAAGTATACAAAAGTTCAATCATCACCTATCGATCGCTTTACTAGCGTGATCAACTAGTTAATATAATTGCACTTTATTGCAAGTATGAGATTAAAATATTTGACCTTGACAGTGATACCAATTGAATGATCAAATGTTTGCTTACAAAAAATGATAGCAGGTGGTAATAacgcaattcaaatcaaattttttaaaccatACAACAACTCAAATGTCATATATCGATaaatttcacatttttattcttgttattattGTGATATTGATGTATCATCGTCATAGTTATTACTATTGTCACtcatttattttcttatttttaataaGTTTATGTATATTTAGATTTTGGTTGCATTTGGTTTggttaatttgaaatttatgaatttaattttcatctttttttttaaaactaaattcATTATTGAATAAACTcaataaaagaaaatgaaattcaTCTTTACAAAAGCTTGAAGAATTGGAAGTTTCAGTTTTTGGGGAGCATCATCAAGAACCCTACTACAAAACATTCATATGAGTTGACTGAAAATCATTAGTGCATTTTGGACCTAAATACCATCCTCAATATAAGGTTTATTTGTTTTGGATCTTACCTTTGCTTTCTTCCATCTATAGCTTAGCTCCTATATTCATCAAATTTGAAAAATCGATCTCTAACCGAAAGTGGAAAGCATATTTTGTATGTTTAATCACGTTGTTGATCAATTTACGGTCTTACTACATTAATATGAACATTTTAcgattttcatcatttttccaCCGGAGTGGATCAGACACTTCAGCAACATTCAACATCACTTCATCATATTTTCGACTCAACATCCGAGTGAAAGttgctaaaatcgaaaaaaatacaaaa
Coding sequences:
- the LOC140838515 gene encoding uncharacterized protein — encoded protein: MTSPLHRHARQGSTGIANMRRPQNTKVAAQRLAQVMAHQPADDEDDEDELYGFESAVPSVGIGLAGGKKTRNRSPTTGRTTVEQPLSVRSAFGSRPSATVGSVQEQPLSARSASLLRPSKSRLVDPIIRHFPQPKEDYAEESNAPSAHSMAVRRSPSYISQEEQPPSARFESGSGRNLEVKTASMVPPSIPISHKPVVSGIPAEMQLYRYKDKRLSLDFGTFKYKEPSDHQSSALKDELDTLQEENDNLLEKLRITEKRCEESEARTMQLEQQIASLGGGVSLEARLLSRKEADLQKREAALKVLAQTYGGSDEEIAALRMEAETARNEATSVLEQLNGAESEVKSLRIVAQRMILTQEEMEEVVLKRCWLARYWSLCLRHGIYSEIAGARYKYWSSVTSRPFETILGAGEKAKNENASINNDLEEREKVLHHLDDVLKKANVESMLLVDKGLRELNALKVEEAVTLSMAQNRFPSIAKSNLTDEINLPIEGQNFSETFVLSEEESEDVLLKQAWITYFWRRAKNHGLEPDIAEERLQFWINQDNVTPNSHDAVDVERGLMELRKLGIETKLWEESRRLIDSDSTQKTLLGIES